The Rhinolophus ferrumequinum isolate MPI-CBG mRhiFer1 chromosome 21, mRhiFer1_v1.p, whole genome shotgun sequence region TTTTCACTTTGCTGGAGAGAGAAGGCCCTGGCATCCCCTGGAGACAGCCTCTGGGGATAAGACCAGGCCCTCCTCACCTAGAGGACTAAGAGGGAGACCCACTCACCTCTCGATTGGGGATCACAGAGCTCTGGTGACTGACCACAGCCCCAATCTGGCTGCTCTTGGGGCGGGAGTGGAAGTAGCATGCATTCTCCTCCTCTGGCAGCTTCTTCACGGAACCCTCCACACGCACCTGCTCAAGGATGGCCCAGGCTACATGGCATTCAATGccacctgccctccccacagcACAAGCACCACTCCTCTCTGTTGTCTCCTTATCCACTGCCCCACCACTGTTGGCTTCAACTAGACCAGCTAATTGAGAGCAATTTGAGAGGCAGGATGTTTGCTCAGCCTGAGGACCTCCACTGGGCCCATCAATACACTCAGGCCTCTCCCAACCCCGTCCACCCCAGGCTGTCCTGGGAATGCTCACTCACCTGGCGGTTTAGGGGCTCCCAGTAGAAGACAAGAGAAGCAAAGGGATTAGAGtcctggaaatgaaaaagaatccaTAGAGAGCCATCAGGACAGTGGGGAGGATGCCTCAGGCATTCAGGGGAAAGGCAGGAAGTGTGCAGTGTGCAGGCCCACAGCAGAGGAATTCAATgtaatatctcatttaaacccTCAAAGGTAGGCCTACTTTTACAGGTGTggagacaggctcagagaggttaagtaaggtgcccaagttcacacagcaaaTGGCAGAGCTATGCTGGAAACCTAAGCCAGTTGGACCCCAAAGTGAGGCTTGCCATTTCTCAAATCCAAAGATTTGCAAGTCCTCAGAAGTGCAAGTTTGGCTGACCTGGACTCAGGGAGGGTTACTCATTTGGATTTATGAATTGAACGCGTACAAAGTGCCAACGCTGCGCTTGACACCAGGAGAGGTCCTGGGGGTATAACAGAGATACCACAGATGCAGCCTCTGCCCCCACAAAGCTTACCATGTAGCAGAGGACACAAACATTAACCACATAATCACATACATAAATGTAGTTAGAAACTGAAAACTGGCAAACAGGAAAGTTGCAAATTATAATGACAGTGAACAGCATGAGTGGCTGACTCAGTGTAGGAGCTGAGGAAGGCTTTCCTGCAGCGGTAACACTGGAGCCGAAACTGAAGGGACAGGAGTTACTTAGGTAAGCAGGTGACAGAGGTGGCGGTGGTTGGAGAGACCACTCATTCACAGCTAAGAAaatgcaagtgcaaaggcccacAGGCAGGGCAGCAGCGGAGCACAGATCAAAAGTggattggggtggggtggcatGAGAAGGTGACCGGGGATTGCATGAGAAGAAGACCGAGGCAGCGAGGGCTGGACTCTGCAGCCCTGGGAAGGATTTACTCACCAGCTCTTTTCCCTTTCGACTCTCAAAGTTAGTGAAGAAGCGGAAGCCATCCTTGCCAAAGCCCTTTAGCAGCACCATGCGGGCAGAGGGCTTCCCATCTCTGGGACAAGGAGCAGAGTGCTGAGGTCAATGTCCTCACTGCTGTCCCTCCCCACAGGATGTCTGAGCAACCCTACAGCTGGGCCCCTTTATTCTGCACTGTCTGGGCACTCAGGCCACCCATTCCCACTTGCCCCTGGGGATTTGTCCTGCAGGTATAATATGACATTGCTGCCTGGGGCCGTTAGGGAATGAACTGGGTCCCCCTAAAATTCTATagtgaagccctaactcccaatgtaCTTGGAGATAGGATCTTTAGGGAAGTAAGTAAGGTAAAtaaggtcataagggtgggacTCTAATCCAaaaggactggtgtccttataaggagaggaagagacaccagagacctctcactcactctctcccTGCACGcacaaaggaaaggccatgtgaggacacagaaaaaaGGTAGCCGTCTGCAAGTCATGAAGAGAGGCCTCATGActgcaccctgatcttggacttctagcttccacaactgtgagaaaataaatttcggTTGTTCAAACTACCTCatcagtggtattttgttttggcagccctAGCAAAGTAACAAGGCTCTAAGGGCAGCAACCAAGAACAATGCAATCGGCCAGTGCTTAGAGATCACAGAAGTTGTAGTTACATCACACCATCTGCTCAGGGCTCTGGGGGATGGATACTGAGGGCACAGTACAAGAGCCCTGCCTTCAAGGCCTTACATTTTACTGAGGGGGAACAAGAAGAGCTAGATAAGAGGCTAATACAAGTAATGTCTCAAGGAGTATACGATTGATTATCAAATGAATGGTATAGTCGAGCACAGTGCTAGATttcaagagagagagagcatcaTGGAGAGGTCCCAGGAGATATAGCTCATAAAGGGCTGCTGGGAATAGGGTAGATGGGGAAATAAGGGAGGCAAACGGGCGTGTGGGGGTATATCAAGGACACAGATGAATGAGGCATTGAATTTCATCACTGAAATGGAATTGAGTGAAGTCTGATCTTTGGTTTACAGGTAAGGGCTCTGAGACCCAGAAAGGacaagtaacttgcctgaggccacacagcatgTTAATCACAGAGCTAGAACCATAAAGTTGTCATCCATCAAATTGAGAGCTTTCTAAGTTTCCTATTTCATCTGTACCCACCCACAGAAGGGCCCACAGCTATGCCTACCTGGTGCAGGTAGCCAGACACATGGCATTCGCTTCCCCTATGTCAGGACACTGAACAGCCTCTTCGAACCAGGCAGCAAACTGCTTCATGGGGTCCAAGGAGGACAGTTGAGCTTCCTCAAATGCCTGGGAAGggagtttcattttatttaataaacacatataGTGCTTACTGTGTACGaaatactgttctaagcacttttcaAATATTAGCTCACTTAGTCCTCATAACGATCTCATAACAAAAAATAGTACCCAGGAAGTAGGTTCTGTTAGCCCTATATTACAGGTGAGGACATGGCCATAAAAAAGTGGCTTAACTTGCTGGGTCCCACAGTTAGTGATGGATCAATCAGGGTTTCATGTCATGGATGTCAAACCTATCACTTGGGGAAGCttaaaaaaagacagattctGAGCTCCCCCCTTGTAAATTCTCAGTAGGACTAAAGCTCAATGAAAAAACTGAACGTATAACAAGAATTTCCCTGGAAATGCTCACATTCAACCAGAGGCTCTGGGCCCCGATTCCAAAACAGTTCTCTTGAATCCTCTTctgaggagggaaaaggaaaagaactccAAGTGGTAATGAAGGGACTGAAGGCAGTAAGGAGTCAGGAGCATCCCTCTCCCccatgttttacttatttatgaaacatttatgcACCGATTatcactgttctaagcacttcacaaACATCTGTGTCTGTCCTATCACTTCACAAGTGAGGAAAccgaagcccagagaggttaagtaaactGCCTAAGGTGATGTACCCCGTGAATGGCAGGATTCCAGCCCAGACAGTCTCCAGAGTCCGTACCCTTATCCACTACCACAAGCTTCCTCCTGAACCCATCTTCGTTCTGGCTTCCTCAGAACCTCTTCCCAGTTGGTTAATTTTAAACCCTCTTCTCCCACGGGGAGACCCCGCCAAGTCCTCTCGCCCCACGGGGTGGCCCCAGAAACCCCGTGGGGTTCCTCCCACTCCCCCTCTCCTCCACAAATGACTCAGTACCCCCTGTTGCCCCGCCGCTGCGGGAGACCCCTCCCGGGGACAGCACCTCTCGGTCTCCGCGGTAACTCTTGCGCATCGGTCCCAGGTCCATGACTGCACCGCGGCCGCACAGGTGACGAAGGTAGTGGGGCCACTCGGCCGGTCGCCCGAACGTCACGGTGACGCCCCGCAGCCCGCACGTCATGGGGCCGCCGGCCACGTGACCCGGCGTCGCCCGGCGCGGGGTTCCGTTGGGTTCGGAACCACTTTCTCTGCCCGGGATTCTACCCCGGAGAGGGAATAATTTGTCAGTCGCTTACCCCAGCTACCTTAAGTCCTTGGAGCCAATGGGAGCCCAGGGTCGGAGGAGGGAGACAGGCGCTGAGAGGCCATTGGTCGGAGTTACACGGAGCGAGGCCAATTAAAGCGAGAAGAGAGGATCCCAGCGACCAATGGGCAGCGCCTCCGGGGGCGGTAGCAGGGAGACAAGGAAATGCTGTCACCGCCGTTAACACGCACGTGGAGGTTTGTTAAAGATGTAGGGACTCCTGTGGCCCGGGCCGGGGGCGGGCGATGAGCCGCTAGGGGCTTCAGGGGAGTGGTCAGTATTAAGTGACTGTCCCCTAGTAGATGCCTGAAGGCGAGCTTAGTGCAGGAAGTAACCCCTGGGGGGAGGCTGGTGGCCGGGGAAACgacaaatggaaaaatggaaTTAGGGGTCAGACCCTGAAGCACGGTAATGGCGAGACACTGAGAAAGGGGCCATCTGGTTGAGGGAAGAAATTGGGGCTTGAGAGTGGGAGGTTGATGTCACTTGTGATCGTTCCAGATAGGTGCTGGGTAGTGTGTATGttttgttggggtgggggggatacGGAGGGGGGTGCAGAAAGACTGTGGGGTGAGAAGAAAGACAGCTAAAtgggaaaggggaagagggaaatttgggATCAAGCCATCCCAGGCCAGAGCCATCTTTCCAGTCCAACTCTGAACCCTCCCCTACACCCCTCCAcgtcaccccccccccccatttctttAACCCTGGGTCAGAGCCTGCTGCTCCCTTTGCTCATGGCATCCCCTTTCATGGTGCAGTGGAGTTCACACTAGCCAGTGTTCAGGTAGATGGAAAGGTTGCCACTGCCCGACCTCTCCTGGGCCTCCCCCATCTTTGCCAAGTTTCCCCCTTTTCAGATTTTGCCCGTCTTAGGTAGTTGGAGTCTGGCTCCTAGGCAATGCCAGCCATAGCTGAGAGCACAGGAGAGCAGGTGGCTGTGCAAAGCCACTTCCAGGCTGTGGACGCAGGGCTGAGAAATGGGAAACCTGCTGGTGCCCATCCAGTTTTGACCTGGCTAGGGCAGCCTTGGGTCAAGGCCTCTCTGTAGTCCTGGTTTCCACCATCGTCAGGATGTGCCAGGTAAGGGAACTTCCTGTCTTACCCAGATGTCTGCATTACAGCCAAGCTTCATAAGTCCCTACATAGGTACCTATCATCCTTTATCATGTGCATGTAGCTTGAGTCAAATAGAATCTGGAAGACAAATTTGCTgcaaagaaataatacatatcTCAAGGCTTAATGATGTTGATCTATGGATTCTCCACtggttggaatttttttttttgctacatcATTTTTCCTCCCTCAACATGATTGAGAGAGAGTTGACTGGACTTTCTTTCTTGTTGAGGTTGTCTTTCCACATATGAACGTTGctgtcctcccctcctcccaagCACCTGCACGTGAACGCATATAAGCAGTAATTAGTGCCCTTCAACTCAGACCGTTTTGTTCATGGGTCCATACTCTTAAGCATTCCTGGGTTATGCTATCCTGGATCTGGGATTCTACGGCACCAAGACTAGGATCATTTAAATCCTAGTCTTCAAAGCCAAGAGCTCagtacaattgacccttgaacaacacaggggttaggACTGCTgacaaccccccaccccgcccccaccctaccctgcacagttgaaaatccacatacaGCTTTTGACTCTCGAAAAACTTAACTATCGACTGGAaaccttaccaataacataaatagtcaattaacacctattttgtatgttatatgtattatatactgtattcttacaataaagctagagaaaagagagtgttattgaaaaaaatcataggaaaatcaacagtatttattggaaaaaaaatccatgtgtaaaTAGACCCGCGCCGTTCAAAGCCATGCtgttcaggggtcaactgtatAGATATATATTCATTCAGGAGACATTTGTTCAAGACTCCCTTTGGACCAGGTACTGAGCTAGGTCTGAACATACTAAGATGAACATAACATGGTTCCTGCCCACAGGGGCTTGTAGTCTATAGGGGGAATCAGATCTGTAAGCTGAACAGGTACAGGTACTTCTGTGAGGAAAGGAGCAAAAAGGAGGAAGTGGTTTCCAGGGGTCCAACAGTCAGGAAAGGTTTCGTAAAGGGAGCAGACATTTGATTTGTCTTAATGAGTAAGTGTGTGCCAGATGGACGATGGAACGGGGatgccaggaagagggaacaacaTGAGTAAAGACTGTGTGCGCTGAGGAAACTTGGAGCAGTGTGATCCTGCTCGAGTGGGTAGTGAGAACACGGGGCTGCACACACAGGCAGGCAGGGGCTCGGCGTGCCTACAGATCCGGCAGGTGGTGCAGGCCAGGCTTTTAGACAACGATTCTTTCTCATCCCGTGCTGCTGTCGAACCAAAGTATTtaattcctattttttaaattaaagacaaGGTAGGGAGAAAAAGTACTAGATTCTAACAGCCTCTCCCGCCCTTGGCGATGAGTGAGGAAGCTCGCAACTGGTTgcctttttctattttcccctttgtctTGAGATAACAAATAGGCTTGTGTTGTGCTTTTCTGCCTGTGGGATTTGGTGTCTGGATCACAAAGCAACCCTGCCGTGCAAAAAGGAGGGGGGAACACACCCTCTGGCTGTGCTTCTATTGCTGCAATGCCAGCAAGGGTTTTGCCTGCGTGGgagaaatgaattttttattgttactaCTCTACTTACTACTACTTACTCTACTACTGTACTActacttttttgctttttattaaatactttgccaccctcctcccccccaactttgtaaatttattaatcttttctcaAGAGAGtcttaaatgaatagaaaatatattgggaccggcccggtggctcaggcggaagaaggggggagaaaaatatatatatatatatagcaatatttcattgtacagaGGCACACTGTTTTCTCCGCATGAAACAGAAAGGCTACATATGGGTTTGGGGACTATGCCTTGCCTGTTTTCTTGTGATGCTTTTGCATTTATGTTCTGAAATCATCTTTTAGTCTGTTTgaattatgaattttaattataGCTTAGTGGTTGTGTTTTGCGACCTGGCTCCGGTGATCAAGTGGATGGTGGGTGAGGGAGGTCAAGATTCTGCAGGGTTGTCTAAGCGGAAGCGGGAGCCTGGTGCCTGagtgtggggggcggggtggagaggaggggatTGACTCACCAGGGTGACTTTAGGCGGCACGGATGGTGCTGTTCATTGAAGTGGCGCATGTTGGAGGAGGAGGTACGGGGGAGAAATCAGACCTGTTGAGTGTGAGGGTTTATCAGACACCCACATCTGTTGGGTTGGATAATCAAGTCTGGAGATTAGGGAAGAGGTCTAGGCTGATGAGACCGGTTTAGGTGTCATGAGCCACCAAGGTGGCACTTGAAGCCCTGGGGAGGATGAGAATGtctgagaaggaaagagagccaGCGAGGGTTAAGGACAGTAAGGGAGGAGACCCAGGAAGATGGAAATGATGCTGGTGAAATACAGTGCCCAGCTTTGCAGGAGGCTGTTGGCACACTTGAGGGTGTGTCTATTGGGGGCCCTAAGCTCAGGGATTCTTGGGCCCAGCCTTGTGGTGAACTCAGGACACACAGAAGGGGGGGTACTTGGTACTCTGCTACAAGATGCCCCCAGTATGGTCCTCGGAGACTTGTGGTGGGACACAGAACAGGCTGACTCTCACCCAAGACTCCTGCCTGTGTTATGTGGTTGACTCACACCGTCCTTGAATGTGCTCACAGGTCACTTCCCAAATACATCCAGTAGTTTTCGTGTGTGTTCCCCTTTAGAAGCTCCTTCATAGGATGGACCGCGTCACTTCCTTTTTCTGGCTCCTTCTCCAAGTGCCAGCCAGGAAATGCTAATCTGTCATGTTTATGCATaaactggttttttgtttgtttgtttttattttattggggaaggggaacaggacttttattgggaacagtgtgtactaggactttttcccaagtcaaggtgttgtcctttcaatcttagttgtggaggatgcccttcagcttcaagttgtcctttcagtcttagttgtggagggcgcagctcagctccaggtccagttgctgttactagttatGCATAAACTGTTTTGTTAAGCCTCTCGGTACCTGGGTGCTAGGCACGGTGAGTGGGGCTTTGGTGGGAGGTTGGCACCTGGGGGGAGCCAGGCCAAGTGTCTTTGTTGGCTAGAGGGATGTTAAGTTTTCCCAGGCTGAGTGAGGTCGTAGGGTATCAGTCTCAGGCCTGGCACTGGCTGCCTTGGTCAGTAGAGTGTGGGCCACAGGTAGAGGGAGGAGGCCTGATGGCAGGTTCCCAGGGCGGCCCAAAGGATATGACCTGGTGGCTTCTTAGTTTCATTGAGAAATCCTGGTTGCTCCTTGCTTTTGGCCTGCCCTGTGGccatttctcatttcctctcGACAGGTATCCCCAGGAGCAGATGTTTGactctcctctccagcccctaTTCTCTGCCATTTCCCACCATGGTTTGCTtcttttcacccacacccctgcTGTTTATTCCATCTCCCCAGGCTCACTTCCTGCCTCTTCTACTCCCTGAAGACCCCTTCTGAGGAAACCCAGCTGCCACCTGTCCTGAGATTACTATAGTTACTTTAGTAGCTTCATCCCAGCCCCCAAGACCATGGTCAGGTCTCTGTCCTGAGACAGTGTCTCACCCGGCGTTAGATTCCCTGGACTCAACCATCACGTATATCAGCCAGGGTGGATGCAGGGCCCTGAGATGCTACAGGTCCCTCCCATCATCAAACTCAAGTGGGGGGCCTCAAAGGGCCCTCAAAAGGATCATGAAAGTGGACTGAGTAGCTTGAAGGAAGCCTGGGTTTTATTtgctggtttgattttttttttttttaaaggtacttTGCCTGGATTTGCCTTCAGGATGGGGGGAAACTTCCCCAACCCCCTTTTCTTTCCGGCTTATAATCCTAGGATCTGAGATCAAAGAGCTGCTGTGTTGAGCATCACTGAGCAGacaggaaggggcagggaagggtgGCTGTGGTGCAGATGACCCTAAAAagggaaggggcagaggagggaactTGGGCAGCATGGCCCCCACTCTCGAGCTGCTGGGGATGGCCTGCCCCCAGGTTTTCAACCTGGTGTCCTGGGGAGGCCTCTAGCCTGGGGTGAGCTAGGGCGGCATCACACCAGCAGTCCCCACCCCTTGCAACTCGAAGGTAATTAAGGGGTGGGTTACAGCAGATGAGAACTAATTTGCCACCAGGTCTCTCCATTCTGTCCTCATGCCATCACCTGGGTTGGGCAGAAGACATTCTCTTGCTCCCTTTCTAACTCAGGCATCCCATGGGAGGCAGATGGCCAGTGCCTCCCAGGTGTCTCCCTGGAGAAGGGAAATCCCAAGTGTCAGCATGCAGTTCTGCCTGCTGGGAGCTGGCACCCTCATTTCCAAAGGGTGCAGAGGAGTCAGGTCAGTTTCCGCACTTGAAGTGGAAAGTAGATGACTTGGAATCAGCTCTCAGGAAAGGATAATTATTTGTGCCTGAGAGCAAAGCCAATAGGGAACATGTGGCAGAAAGAGGTCAATTTCTTAATATTCTCCTCTCCACCAATCCTGATTCAGAACACAGCAAGGCAGTTTTCCAGCCGTACAAGCCATGcgtgaagaagagagaaaaataccttCCAACTTCCTCCTGCCAGTACAGCGATAAGATGTAGGGCTGATGGGCGCGTTAAGAGGCTTCCGTGCCAGAGTAGATTCAGTTGTTGGTCTCGTATGGCCCAAAGGACTTAGGTATGAGTAGGACTGGTCTCTCTGCCTGTTAATGAAGTGATCAGGGAGAGAGAACCTGTGATCCATTGGAGAGCCATCTCCCTTTTATTTCTCCGGCTGATGTGAGTCAGAAAGGACTGGCTCTAAGGAAAAGCTGTTTGCTTGCAAATGCAGGCCGCTGGAGACAAAGGAGTCTAGTAGGGGAATGGATAGCTCTAAAGGAGCCTTGCCACTCTGCACAGACTCACCAACCTTGGCTGTGTGCTTTAGGGGTGAGTAAAAGGCATCGTCGTTTATAAGGAGAGAGCATTACTATTCTCTGAGAACCACTCGCCTCTGCCTTCAGCCCAGATGCTCTCAGGCCCCTGCCAGTGCACTGAGCTAGCTCCAGTCTCAATCAGCACAGCCTCACAACCCACATCTCCTTAATAGCTCTCTGCTCCCCACAAAACCCCCCACCAAAATTTCGGATCTGCAGCACTTGCTAAAACCAAAATAAGCTCACTGCCCTCCTTGGTGCTGGGGTGAGGGGATAGAAGAAAAGCAGAATCTGTGGTCCTGGTCCTCTCTTGGACAGAGGTGGGCTCTGGCATGGTCCTCCACCCTGGGAAGGGATCCTGGCCTTAGGGAATTGTTTTCTCCAGACTCCTTAGCCCTCTGGAAGTGACTGGCCTCTTGGCTCTCTCTCACACAATTCTTATTAGCAGTCCCTGAGACCAAAGCCTTTGTCTGGGAGTGAGAGAGTTGAGTGGGACGAAGTAGCGTGCTGGTAAGGAAGGTATTGCTGTGACTTGAATCTGAACAGAGTGCGCCTGCTTTGATCTGGGCAAAACTGGCTTATAGAAGAGAAGAAAGCGCAACACCTACACTAGGTCCTGCCCCCCTGGAGGTCCCACCCAGGTGCTCAGGGCCACAAGGTCTGTGTGGCCGCAGCCCTTTTCGAGTCAGGAGAGCAAGGTCCTACCTTCGTCCCAGTGTGGAGTGCTCTGGGAGACCCAGGGTCCCTCCTGTGAGTCTCCTCTCTGAGCTCTCTGAGGTGAAAGACAAAGGAAGCTGTACTGCCAAGCTGCAGATTTTGCCTCAGGCAACTAAATttattagcaagagaaaaatttTTATCAGCCCAGTGCTGAGCAACAAAGTACATCGTTAATAAAGGATAACAAATCCGTCACTTAATTCATAAAACATACCTCAAGCAGTtacaactaaaaataaagttggattttgtttaatttaaaagccTCAAAAATAACAagcaatatgtttttaaacatgtAGTAGACACAATTGTCTATTATACAATATACACTGTACATAGTAGAGCGTGGGCAGGTAGGGGTGGGTGagatgagaggaaaggagagcGGTTCAGGCTGTGACGTTTTTATCTGAATCCAGATTCGAGTTGAAATGCTGTGTCATTTAGAAAAGAGAATTGCtagagtgagaaaaaaattaatatgctcATCATTGCCCCCCAAAACCCTAAACTGAAAGCAGGCATGAGAGGGTAACAAGGACAGGAAGAAGGGagcaattaaataaaacttttaaagcacACACAATACACAGTGTTCATCATCTGAAGTAGAGTATAAGGCAACGTTCTCCTTAGAAAAAGGGGGATCAAGGAGTCTGTGGGtagctttactttttaaatagaaagttgGAATGTGCTGGAGTAGAGTTGTGGCAGGGCTGGGGCGTGTGGAGTAGAGGCGGCCTCTCGAGCCTCTCTGGAGGTGGATGCCAGTGGTGCCCTGGGTGTAGGGCCTGGGGCGTCCGACGTGGCCGGGGGGCCAAGGAGGTGCAGGAGAGAGGGGCATGGCACGATGATGCGACTCCGGCagtgttgggggtggagggggctcACTTTGCTCCTCGACGGAGtgaaatttatgtttttcctttggaaataagGGTTCCCACTCGTCCTGGGTTAGAACGTCTCATTGGGCATGGCCAGTGTCCGCGGTCTGGTAAGAGGGAAGCGCCAGGGCAGAGCCAACAGGCTTCAGGAGGCGAGTATGGGGCAGCAGAGCCCCGTCCTGTGGGGACAGTCGCAGAACaggagggaggggttgggggaggaccCAGGACAGCCATGGGCCTCTTTTCCACCAGGGGCCCAGGCAGGACACAGACGGGGGATTGCATCTTCAGGGCTTCCTGCCTCAGTTGGCCTTACAAGTTCTTCGTGACCAGGTGGGTCTTGTAATGCTTGGTGAGATGGTCACTCCTCATGAAGCGCTTCTGACACTGGGCACACTCGAAGCGTTTGTCCCCTGGGAAGAGGAGAGGCCCATCACTCACAGAGCCCACGTGCAGACACTGTCCCAGCCCCGAAAGAGGAGGAGCCCGTGTGAGATATGAGGGGTACCCTGTAAAGCTGATGTCACCTTGTCACCACACTTGGCCCACTTCCTGCTCACATATTTGCTCCCTATGGTCTGCTGATCTGAACTCTGGTGGGTTCTcatttgcccccaccccccatttgaCGTCACTCTCCAGTCTACTTGTTCCCATTCATCCCTTGCCTGAAACGCTGTACTTGTGCCCCTGCACCCAGGACTCTTCCCTTGTAAGCTGtcacctgctttcttttgatCTTCGTCCCTCTGACTCCCTCTGGCTCAATGTCTTCCCCCTGGCAGGAAAACCCCTCTCCACTCTGACCTGCCAGCCCCCAGCACTTACTTAGTCCAAACCACACTGACCGGGCTAGGTCAGCTGCTGTTCTGAGTGTTTATTCTTCAGAGTATTTATTCTGAGGGGTGGGCATGACCCACACCGCCACACTGGCCAGGAACTGGAGCTTTGGGTCCCGTGTCCCCATCCCCCATTCCAGGACGGGTCAGCTCACTGGGAGCATTCACTATAGCAGCCGTTCTCAAAGCACATGCAATGTGTGGACCACTGGAGATACCCAAGACAATTTTAGGTGGTAGATGGAtgaacatttttcacttttatagttttgtatttatttgccaGTGCATTAAAACATGTAACTTTGATATCAACATTgtaatgtcaaaaaaataatagttattggacataaatgagtaaaaatagtaaaacaatgtcAGGAAAATCAGTAAGTAATTGTAGGAAAGGCAGTGTGGGGTAGTGATTAAGAGTGTGGAAGTGGGAGTCAGAAGGCCTGCGTCTGAACCCAGCTCCACCCGTCACTAGCTGCGTGACCTGGCCTCAGTAAAACGGCCATAATCCAAGTTCCCTCCCACAGaatcattgtgaggattaaatcagtcAGTCTGCAAAGTGTGcagtccagtgcctggcacactacGTCAGTGCTTGTTAAATAAGTACCTATGCAGCTATGGCAGAAGTTAGCAAGGCTACGTAATGCAAAGGACATACATCACTTACGGAAACACTGTAGGTAGAATGGCTTGCAGGTATTTCCTGGGCAGTCCTGGAACCCTGAGAACCCTGAGCTACAGGCAGTCT contains the following coding sequences:
- the PNPO gene encoding pyridoxine-5'-phosphate oxidase, coding for MTCGLRGVTVTFGRPAEWPHYLRHLCGRGAVMDLGPMRKSYRGDREAFEEAQLSSLDPMKQFAAWFEEAVQCPDIGEANAMCLATCTRDGKPSARMVLLKGFGKDGFRFFTNFESRKGKELDSNPFASLVFYWEPLNRQVRVEGSVKKLPEEENACYFHSRPKSSQIGAVVSHQSSVIPNREYLRKKNQELEKLYQEQEVPKPKYWGGYILYPQMVEFWQGQTNRLHDRIVFRRGLPTGDSPLGPMTHRGEEDWLYERLAP